The following are encoded together in the Drosophila biarmipes strain raj3 chromosome 3L, RU_DBia_V1.1, whole genome shotgun sequence genome:
- the LOC108028573 gene encoding kettin homolog, whose translation MSSSAAAAQFKLDANSNAIALIADVASLPLPLSPTATATATATATGATTAPPADRVEWSRSTILNFIEDYRRQRVLWDPNTKGYHIKQTKYEALKLLSQKYGTEIRSIRSKIKSLRSSFHREHGKVLSGRGRGVIYQPMWFAYEAIRFILDGERDQDQDQGQDQDADGEADAEADEKLALMHSLDLEQLKADKLVDRDILLQVDQQQHDDLTARIAATVAAVAAAAAAANARDRERERDREERNTPGELDSAREMELEEAAAGAESSSAAVTRSPSDLDGENYCNISAEDVKTEIIEHESELGMLDRRTSTPSPINYYKPTDLTYNHRKRKAMGVEHVLTLTPIKAVGGAAGAGGSAGQQQQMNHSQLAFQALQQHFSHNHSLSLSHCNGQPQQQQPHHHHHQQHQQQQSLHLQQQQQQHSSNMAQKRDRDRDLSTSNGNGNGSGNCNSSGSGSGSSNIAGHTSNTSLDPAATSSNCSSGSNSSTTPPKPLIGGGGLSANHVDEYGVFGEYVAITIRKLKTSKSKIVVKHLINNLLYEAELGKYDQGMPASKEPPQLYNLQ comes from the exons ATGTCCAGCAGCGCAGCAGCGGCGCAGTTCAAGCTCGACGCCAACTCCAATGCCATTGCTCTGATAGCCGACGTTGCCTCGCTGCCACTCCCACTCTCGCCCACCGCCACAGCCACGGccacggcaacggcaacggggGCCACCACAGCGCCGCCAGCTGATCGCGTGGAGTGGTCCCGCTCCACGATCCTCAACTTCATCGAGGACTACCGCCGGCAGCGCGTCCTCTGGGACCCCAACACCAAGGGCTACCACATCAAGCAGACCAAGTACGAGGCCCTGAAGCTGCTCAGCCAGAAGTACGGCACGGAGATACGCTCCATCAGGTCGAAGATCAAGTCCCTGCGCAGCTCCTTCCACCGGGAGCACGGCAAGGTGCTCAGCGGCCGGGGGCGCGGGGTCATCTACCAGCCCATGTGGTTCGCCTACGAGGCCATAAGGTTCATACTCGACGGCGAGCGGGATCAGGATCAGGATCAGGGGCAGGATCAGGACGCGGATGGCGAGGCGGACGCGGAAGCGGACGAGAAGCTGGCCCTCATGCACAGTCTGGACCTGGAGCAGCTGAAGGCGGACAAGCTGGTGGACAGGGACATCCTGCTGCAGGtggaccagcagcagcacgacGATCTTACCGCGCGCATTGCGGCCACTGTGgccgccgtcgccgccgctgccgccgccgccaacgCCCGGGAtcgggagcgggagcgggatcGGGAGGAGCGGAACACCCCCGGCGAGCTGGACAGCGCGCGGGAGATGGAACtcgaggaggcggcggcgggcgCGGAGTCCTCCTCGGCGGCTGTG ACACGTTCCCCTTCCGATTTGGACGGCGAGAATTACTGCAACATCAGCGCCGAAGATGTGAAAACAGAAATT ATCGAACACGAATCGGAGCTGGGGATGCTGGATCGACGGACGAGCACGCCGTCGCCCATAAATTACTACAAGCCGACGGACCTGACGTACAACCACCGCAAGCGCAAGGCGATGGGCGTGGAGCACGTTTTGACATTGACGCCCATCAAGGCGGTGGGCGGAGCGGCGGGGGCGGGCGGGTccgctggccagcagcagcagatgaaCCACAGCCAGCTCGCCTTTCAGGCGCTGCAGCAGCACTTCAGCCACAACCACAGCCTGAGCCTGAGCCACTGCAACGGgcaaccgcagcagcagcagccgcaccaccaccaccaccagcagcatcagcagcagcaatcgctgcatctgcagcagcaacagcaacaacattcCAGTAACATGGCACAAAAACGTGATCGTGATCGTGATCTCTCAACGTCAaatggcaacggcaacggcagcgggaactgcaacagcagcggcagcggcagcggcagcagcaacatcgccgGGCACACCAGCAACACCTCGCTGgacccagcagcaacatccagCAATTGCAGCtccggcagcaacagcagcaccacGCCCCCCAAGCCGCTCATCGGGGGCGGCGGCCTGAGTGCGAATCACGTGGACGAGTACGGGGTGTTCGGGGAGTACGTGGCCATAACCATACGCAAGCTGAAGACGTCCAAGTCGAAGATCGTGGTGAAGCACCTGATCAACAACCTGCTCTACGAGGCCGAGCTGGGCAAGTACGACCAGGGGATGCCGGCCAGCAAGGAGCCGCCGCAGCTGTACAATCTGCAATAG